The sequence TTCCAGCCCACGGCCACAAGATAAGCGTCGGTCGCTTGCATTGCATAGACGAAGCCGAGTGATCTGAACGGCACGAGTTCCATCCCCTTCTGGATGTATAGGCCGTACTCATCATCGCCCCAGTACCGATTGCCGGCAAACTCGCATATCGAGCATATCTGTGTCCCCGGTGCGACAATTTCGGTGAGTTCCTCATTCGCATAGCGAGCACAGAATCCGTTCTCGCAGCCGAGATACACATCTGAGCTAAGCGCGACTTGCAAGGCCGAGATGCTATGGTTGAACCCCAGAGGAATTGAGCGCCAGCGAGAGCCATCCAGGCGCAGCAGAGTCCCATGATCGCCGCCTACGTGGATCAGGTCGGGGGCCGGACCGTGCATAGCACGCAGGAAAGCCGAGGTCCCTGTGTCGATCGGTACCCAATCGGTACCCTGTGCGAAGCAGACGGTACCTTCGTCGCCATAGAGATACGCAGTCTTTTCGTCCAGATTCCAAAGTTTGTTCGTGAATGCCTCTGGTCCTTCCCCGATTGCAATGGTGCCGTCGTGAATGTGATGGGTGGTACCTCCGACCTGCAAGGCGATATGCTCGCGCGCCGATAAGCTGACATGCGAGAGAATGAGGTCATCGATGTCCAGAAGCACTTCCTGACGGATCTGGTTGTCGAGCGACATCCGCAGCAGGAACGACCGTCCCGCCTCATTATTCTTGTCGCTCAGCTGAACAGACGCTGAGAAAAGATTTCTCCCGAGGTGAAACGCGTTTATTGCCTCGATATCGATCTCGTCAAGCGGATAGTCGTCGAGACGCAATTCTGGATCGTCCGTCATCACCTACCTACCGTCATTGCATTCAGCTCGGTCTGCGTCTTCTTCGGTCGGACAACATCCTGGAGATAGTTTATCATCACGAGCCGAAGGCATTCAAGCATGTCATCAGCGTCCTTCTGCGGCGCATTCTTGATTGCGGGCTCATTCTTCGCCACGGCGGCAATGGATTTTTCCATTGCATTCTTGAGCGAAGGCTTCCTGCGTCTCTTTTTTTCCTTTCGGAAGAAGGCGGCTTCCTGGTTGGTCTTCAAGTTGTGGGGCGTACCCTTCTTGCTGCCGTCGCCGCGCTGAAAGCCTCCCCCTTTCTTGTGCTTTCGGGAGCGCATGCAGATGCACGGGGCGGTCTGGTTGTCGTACTCTTTCCATCGCGTAAAGGACTTGTTTTGCTTACGGCTGCTCTGGAAGCACCCGACGCGAACGAAGTGTTCGGATTCGTGTCCCGGAGGGCAACTTGCCTTCGAGTGCTGATGGAGCCGGATCTGGTATTTGTTGAGCAGAGTTTCGCAGTCCTGGCCGCCGGCGGTCAGCCCCGCCATGTGTGGCCAAGTGACCGTGTTCGGGCCTGGCGAAGAATGATTGTTGGTTGCGAGGTCGGTGAAGCGGATAACAGGCTCGCCGTCGAACTTGACGTCGTTTGACCAGCTGTTGAAGTATTCTTTTCCGGTGTTGTTCGAGGTAATGATGCCTTTCTTGGCGGCGCAGCCTGCCTCGGTCCCGGATGTTCTCGATAGATCGGACTTGTTCTTGATGTTGACGGTCTGGCCACCGATCTTGACCGTACCCGTGCCCTTTTCGGTGTCACTGGCAAAGCCGAAGCTTGGATAGGGTATTGGAACGCCCGGCGGCGTTGCCGGGTTCTCGGGTGGGGTAAAGCAGGTATCCGGGAAAACCGCGATGGTTCTGGCATTCACTGCCTTGCCCGAAATTTCAAGCCCGTTTGCGAACACGTTCGACATCACGCGGCCCTCGCCGCCAGGATCGCTGCGCCGCAGGCACCGGAATCGTTGGAGGCTTCGATCAAGACCGGGTTGCCGGCGGCGTAGCCCTTGCGGGTGGCGGTGAAAGCCATGCCAATCATCATGGGCACGGCGGCCGCGCCGATATTTCCCAGGCATTCGCCCGGGCTCCAGATGTCTTGAAACTCGTGTCGGCCGCGCAGCAGGCGCAGACTTGCCAATGCAGATTGCTTGAACCAATATTGTTCGCCGACGAGATCGGCGATGCGGTAGCCTACCCGGTTCATCTCGATGCCGGCTTCCTGAAGTGCGGCGCGGTAGGCCGAGGTCATGCCGTCGCCCCGCAATGGTAGATCCTCCGTGTTGTAAATGAATGCCTGTTCGCCGGCGAGGCCGAGCCCGAACAGGCGGAGGCAGTTTTTTTGCGAACGCATGCAAAGCACAGCTGCTGCCGCTTCCCCAGGGATAAAGCCATTGGAATTCTCCGGAGTGAGCAGCCGTTTGTTGGCGAGGTAGTAAGCGATGGTCTCCGCCGTCAGATAGCTGTCGACGCCGGCGATCATCACGTAGGACGCTTCGCCCGCCGCCAGTATGCGGCGCGCCTGTTCGAGGGCGACGTGACCCGATGGACGCCCATGGGCGACGATCCTCGAGCGGCCGTGCGGTGGGCTCTCCACGATCTCCGCAATGCGGCCAAGAAGGCGCGCACCATCAGGTGCAGGGCGGCCAGTTCGGCCTTCTTCGGCAAGACAAAGGATGAGCGCGGTCTGACCGCGAGCTTCAGGAACGGCCTCGAAAGCCTCGCAAATCGCGCCTGCGGCCAGATAGGCCATTCGCTTTTCGCCGACCCAATTACGCGGGAGCGGCACGGGAGCTCCAATCAGCCAATTTCCGCCGGGTCCCAAAAAGCGCGTCTCACGAAAGCCATCCAGGCGTGCGCGCATTGCCGCGCAGGCGGAGGGCGCGTCGAGGCCGACGGCGGTTGCCATGCCGATCGAGACGATGTCGATCGCGGCGCTCATGCCTCTTCTTCCTCTTCTTTGGGGGCAGGCGCACTGCTCGCGCGCACGAACACGCGGCCCGTGGCACGTGCCCGCAGCATGGACTCGGTTGGACGTCCGACCCAGCATTCGCTGAAGTCGAGGATTGTCCGGTGGATGCGCTGAGACACGCGCCAGACCAGTGAAAAGCGCCGGTTGTCCGGATCAAACAAAATGGTGTCGGGCGGTATCGCACTCTCGAAGGCTTTCTCACGGCCTTTGAACAGCGTCATCGGAAGGCTGGTGGTCGGCAGGCGAAAGCTCTCGCGTCCGGCAGGCGTAAGGTTGACCAGCACCACTTCTTCGCCGCCGTTCGGAGGTTCTGTTTGCTGGTCGGGCGGCGCCATCTGGAAATAACGGTCGTCGAAATCCGGCGGCAGGAACGGGAAGATATTGTCGATCCAGTTCTGGTCGTAAGTGCCGCCGAATTCGATCCTGCCCGGCCAGCCTCGGCCATAGGGTCCGAAGCTCATCGGCCGGTAGTCGCCGAAGGGCGAGCGGATCTCCTCGCCGACCGCCTGGGTGTTGGGAAGGCGAAGGCCCGAGATCCGATGCTGGTTGCGCGTGCGTGCCCAGCCGGTGCCGACCGGGTTGAGCGGGTAGCTCGCGGGAAGCCTGTCCTCCGGATCGAGGCGGTCGGTGCCTCCCCACGCAGTGTCGTAGGAGAAGGGTTGACGCAGGAAGGGTTGCGGGGCAGTGGCGACCAAGAGCGGTCCGCGGGCGCGCCACTCGCGATGCCCGATTACGTCGAAGATCTTTGACCAGTTGCCCACCTTGATTCCGACGCTGACACGTTCGACCGGACGCCCTCCGGGAGCATAGGCACATCCATTGGCGATGATGTCGCAGCGGGGCTTTCGAAAAGCAAAATCGGTTTCCCAGAGGGTGGCCGAAAAACCGGGCTCACCTGTATGCGTATCGGCCATCACCAGCGGCAGCTGCACGGATGATTTTCGCACGGAGCCACCCGGCGTTTCCGGAAAATCGAAGGTTCCCTTGACGACGACGACGATGTACTCGCGGCCCTCTTTGTCCATGCCCATCGTGAATTCGGTCGGAAAGCCGGTTTGGTTCCAGATCTGCATCAGCCGGCCTCCATACCTTCTGGGAAGAGGTGGCGCAGCGCTGCTTCAGGTGCGCCGGGATCAACTTCGAATGCCTGGCATTCACGCATCCACAATGTCATGCGCCGGACCGGGGCGCCGCACGCCGCGATCGCGGGATAGGGCAGGGATCCAAGGCGGGCCGCCAGTCTGTCGCCGTCCATCTCGCCTTCGCGCGCAGACTTTCCCGCAGCTTCCAACGCATCGAGCCAGTCTGCGGCCAGCGTGGTGATGTCAGTTGTGGCGGTCGGCGGCACAGCCGCGATGGTCAACGGAAACCGCCGGCCCGCGCGGTCGGCGCTTGCCATCACCACGCCGGTCATGGGTCCGAAGGCTTCTGGGCCGAGGATAAATCGCAATGCCGGATGAACCGACATCGAACCTTCCGGAAACCGGTGAACCAGATGCCGGCTAATCCAGCGATCCCAAGCGCCGACGAAGGATGCCGGCAGGCCGCGCGTGACGAAATCCCCCGTCGCGGGCAGTTTTCCGAAGAAGCCTGGCAGGATCACAGCCGCGTCGGGCACGAAAACCTCGCAAACATTTTCAGGTCGTAGGGATTGGCCACGCTCGCGGCCCGAAGCTCGAAATCGGCGTAGTGGCCCTGGGCGGCAAGCCGCAGCTTGTAGAGTTCCGGAAGTTCGGTCCCGCTCAGTCGGCCGGCACGCAGCATTCGCAGGAAAGCCCAGCTCCCGGTTTCGCTGACCATCACTTCCGGCGAGCCGTCAAGCGGCTGAAAGGCGAGGGTAATGACGCCCGTCCCGTCCTTGCCCGGCCACGTCATTGGCTGCGGGCGAGTTGGGTTGTTGAAATAGGTGAGACTCTGGCCGTCGACGTTCAGCGTCACGCGGCCGACCGTCGGCGAAAGGTCCTTGGGCTCGAGCGTAAAGGTCAGGATCGGTCCGGCACCACCTGGAAAGAGGCTGTCGCGGATCAGCCGGGCCTGTTCCAAGGCTGCTAAGGCTGACGAATCGAGCCGGATGTCCGCACGCCATTTCCAGGGGTGGCGCGTCATGTCGACGTAGTTGATCAGCTGATTGTTTATGAAGCTGTCAATCAGCCCGCCCGGACCAAAGACCCGCGCAAAGTCGACCACGTTGACATCGATTGCGCTGTCAGGGATGAACGGATAGCGGTTCGCCAGCGCCGCCTGACAGAAAGGCAGCACATCGGCGCGCCAGATGGCGTTAAGTTCAGAGGTGACCGCTTCCGTTGTAAGGCCGCTCGTGTCGCCGGCGATGCCGGCCAGCCAGTCGTCGAGCGGGTCAGGGAGGGTCATGGCCTGTTTTGCCACCGCCCCTGTGAGTTCGGCCAAGCCGCCTTGCCGCTTTATCGCATCCTCGGCATCGGGACTTGCCGATACGGTCTGCAGCATGTTCGAGAGCGCAGTGAGCGCTGCAACGGCGTCATTGAGTGCTGGAGGTTGGCCGTCGACCTCGGCGATCGCGGCCTTGATGGGTTTGAAATGCTCGGCAACCAGCATGCCCGAGAGATCCACTTCAGCCTTGGAGCCGGGGGCAGGCATCAGCTTCACGCCCTTTTTGGCAAGCTTGCCAATCTTGCCGAGTTTGGACAAAAGCTTGGAAGCTGCTGCCGGAGGAACTTTGCCCCCAGCGTCATCTTCGGAACGGGTAAGTTCGGTCTCCTGGATGACGGCGTTCAGCAGTCGCTTCATCGAGGAATCTGCGCTGGAGAGATCCTTGAGGTTTTCGCTCGCCGTCTGCAGGTCTACCAGCGGCGCGAGCCTTACGTCGCGCAGAAAGCTGTCCCACTTCGCGATGTAATCGTCGTAGTAAAGCTTGAGGATGTCCTGGGAAAGCGCGGCGACCGACGGGCTGGCATTTTCCGAGCACCCTCCGGCGAAGACGGAGCGATCGAGCGCAGCCTGAGTGGCGACGTCCTCGAGCCGTGCAAGAATTCCGCTGTGAAAGCCGTCATAGGTGAAGGCGCCGCTGATGCCCACCCTAAGGGTCTTGTCCGAGCGTCGAGCGAGGACCTTAAGGCCGTTTGGGCCGACATGGTCCGCCGGAATCCAATCTTTAAGTGCTGTGATCTGCGGATCTGAGAGCAGTGCATTATAGGCACGCACTGGAAGCGGAATTGAGCAGATGCTCCGCAGTGCTTCGCCCACCAGCGCCTCATCTGGCTGGATAAGCGCTTGATCCGCCGCCATGTTATCGATTGCGGCGAGTTGATGTTCGGCAGCCATCTCGGTCCGGAAGGGCGGCGCAGGCGCGAATTCGGGCAGCCGCTCAGTCCACCATTGCTTGGCGAATTCGGGGTCCATCGGCGACAATCCGGTCATCATGCGATACGTCTTCAAGGCGCCGAGAAGGAACTCCGGGTCACGGATCTGACGCCACATCGTCGCCTCGAGCAGCGCAACCATGCGTGGTTCCAATATGTTGCGAAGCGAGCGGTGATAAGCGTCCTCCTGCGCCTGTCTGATCTCGGTCGCCGCGGAAGGGCCGATCAACGCAGCAATCCCGCCTGGCGGCCCGGTCCGGGCATTCGATACTTCGGTTGCGGCCTCGAGCGCCACATCCAGGTCGAGCGGTTCCAGCGGCGCCTGACGTGCAGCAACCGGAGTGAGCGGAAGCTGCAGGGCCTCCAGCTGTTCGGCCTGTGCCGAAAGGGCGGCGCTGTTTTTCCGATAGGAAACCGTAAAGGCCAGGCCGGCGACGACAACCAATGCCGCGGCGGCCACTGCGGCGCCTCGCCATATCCAGATACGCCGTTCCTCTGCGGCAGGATCGAACGTGCCGAGACCCGCCTCCTTGAAGATCACTTTGGTGAGCAGGTCCTTCAGGAAGAAGCTGCGCTTTTCAACCCGCAGCATCGGCGCGGCGGGCTGTGCCGGAAGGCCGAAGGAGGACGCGAGGGCTGCCGTCAGCCGGTCGATTGCCGTGCCTTCCTGAGTGGCGGAGGTTAAATAGATACCACGCAACCAGGCACTTTCGGCATAGCGGCTTTCACCAAAGACGGTTTCGACCAGCACGCGAATGGGCTCGGAGAGGCTCCCAACCTGTGCCGGGAAACGAAATATCTCCGCGCGCGCGGTAAGGTTTTCTTCGACTTCGAGACGCGGAACGAGGCGTCGTTCGAGCTCGCCAGCCAATGCGGCAAGTTCCCGCGTGACTTCGCTGCCGTCGATGCTCGCGCCGGGCGGGAAGGTCACTCCCCAGACCTGCTCGCGATCGGCCGTCGACAGCCCTCCGAAGAAAGTCTCGAACCCCTTTATAAGATCGGCCTTGGTCAGCATCAGGTAGACGGGCAGGCGGATCTCGAGCCGTTCCTGAAGTTCGGTTAGCCGTTTGCGGATCTGGCGGCCGTGCGCGCGAATGGCCGCGTCGCCTTCTAGGAGCGTGTCGATGGCGAGTGCCACGATGATGCCGTTCAAGGCCCGGCGGCCCCGGTGCCTTTTCAGAAGATCGAGGAAGCCCAACCATTCCGCTGCGTCGACGTCGGGTTGGCTTTCCTGTTGAACGTAGCGGCCCGCGGTGTCGATCAGCACCGCCTCTTCGGAAAAGAACCAGTCGCAGTTGCGCGTCCCGCCCACGCCATGCAAATCGTCGGAGAGGTCGATGGGGAAGCTTAGTCCAGATTGCCGCAGTGCCGTTGTCTTGCCGGTCGCAGGCGGGCCGATGATCACGTACCAAGGCATCTCCCGGAGAAACTTTCGGCCGCCGATTTTGTGGCGTTTCAGCTCCGACATCACTTCTCGGAACTTTGCGCCTACGGAGGCGACGCCTTCCTCAGCCGGGCTCGGGGGCGCTTCCGGTGGCGGGGTGATTTCGGAAACGAAAAGGCGATTGGCGCGGATTGCCCGGCGTTGTGCCGTGATCCACCAGATGAGAAACAGAACGAAGAGAAGGCCTATGATGACCAATCGCACCGTCTCGGACGCTAATAGCGCGCTCTCTCCGACGCTGACAATCGGGCCGAAGATCCAGACGATCAGGGACAGCAACGCGAGCCCGATGAAGGTCCAGAGCCAGCGCGAGGTTAAGATAGCCCAGAGGAAACGGAAGATCGCCATCTCAAAGCCCCTTCTCGATCAGGAGCTCGATGCGGCGGTTGGCAGCCCGGCCTTCGCGAGTGTCGTTTCTGGCAAGGGGCTGCGTTGCCGCACGTCCTTCCGATTTCAAGCGTTCAGGCGGCAAGCCGCTTGCACGCAGTAAAGCGGCAATCGTTGCGGCGCGCGCCTCGGAGAGGCGTTGGTTGTTGGATAGAGGATTAGAGGTCTGGAGCGGAACATTGTCGGTATGTCCGATGATCGTGACACTTCTGATCAGTTCGGCATTCTCCTTGATAACAGCTGCGACGGAGGCGACCAGCGGCTCGAAGCTTTTCGTCAATTCGGGCCGGGCAGACTGGAAAAGCTCCGGAGTGCTCGACTGAAGCAGGAGTGTGACCCGAGAGGCGTTTTCATTGCCCTTCAAGGCCGGCAGAAGCGCAGAAGGTGCGGCGGCACGGAATTCTGGCAGCAGCTCAAGGACGACAGGTTCGACCGGGGGCGCATCCGGTGCCGGCGCACGTTTTTCCGGCCGATAGATCTCGGCGCGCTCCGGCGGCGGTAGCGCCCGAACGAGCGTGGCAAGTTCTTCTGCCCTGGCGCCTAGCCGCGCCGACAGAAGCACGTAAATCGCCGTCGCGAGCGCCACAGCCACGACTGCGAGGACCCAGATCGGAACGGCAAAGCGGGAAGGCTCATCGGCTGCCGCGACACCTTCCCATCTGGGCGAGAGCGGCGCGCCTTCGGCATCAGCGTCGCGCAGGAAGCGAGCCGCTGCAGCGCGAACGGCGCTGATGGAGCGATCGCCCGCACGCCCTGGCACCCGATATTTGCCGCGGAAACCAAGCGCCAGACAGAAGTATTGCAACTCCAGCAGTTCACGATCGCGGCCAGGATAGCGCTCCAGCTCCTCCAGCCTTGCGAAGAACTGTGCTCCGGCGTCCACATCGCCGCGGAGCATGACGACCAGCGGCTGGCGGGGCCAGGCGCTGGAGCCGCCCCAAGGCGTGTTGAGCGCCAGATCGTCGAGCAGGGAGGCGACAGCCCAGGCGGCCGCATCTGCCTGTGCCAGGCTCGCGCCGGCGGCCACGGCCGCGTCGCGCGCCGAAACCAGCTCCTCCATCAGTCTGGTCCGCAGCGCTTCCGGATTGCCAGGTGGCAATGCATTCTCGAGCTCCGGCGCAAATTCCAGCAAGGTGGCGAAAGCGTTGATCAGCGTGTTGGGGTGGGATCGCGCGCGTCTCGCCAATGCGCCGGTGGGAATGACAGGGGGCATTGCCCCCGCCGGCGGGCGGATGCGCGTACGGCCCTGATCTTCCGAAAGGCCGAATGGATCCTCACTTGTCATGGTGCTACCTGTTTACCGAATAGCAGTCGACCTGTGGTTCGCTAGGCAAAACGCCGGAAACTCCGATCACGAACCCGGGCGAGCGCAGAAGCGATTCCCAATGCTCGCTGCGTTGATCGAGCTCAAGGCAGAGACGGTCCCCGTCGTAGGGGATTTCGCGGGGCTGCGAGTGAAGGGGCTTGAGGCGGATGCCGGGCAGTCGAGACTTCCACAGCGCCTCGAATTCGTCTGCAGCACCGACGGTCACCTGATTGACGAAGATCTTGCGCAATGCCTCGTCGGACATGTCGCACCCGACGCGCACAACGATGCGACTTGCCGTTAGCAGTTCGGGATTGTCGACGCGGACCTTCCAGACATTGGTCGCGTGCTTCAGAACCGGCAGCGCCCGCGACTTCGGC is a genomic window of Rhizobium etli 8C-3 containing:
- the tagF gene encoding type VI secretion system-associated protein TagF, coding for MPDAAVILPGFFGKLPATGDFVTRGLPASFVGAWDRWISRHLVHRFPEGSMSVHPALRFILGPEAFGPMTGVVMASADRAGRRFPLTIAAVPPTATTDITTLAADWLDALEAAGKSAREGEMDGDRLAARLGSLPYPAIAACGAPVRRMTLWMRECQAFEVDPGAPEAALRHLFPEGMEAG
- a CDS encoding beta-ketoacyl synthase N-terminal-like domain-containing protein; translated protein: MSAAIDIVSIGMATAVGLDAPSACAAMRARLDGFRETRFLGPGGNWLIGAPVPLPRNWVGEKRMAYLAAGAICEAFEAVPEARGQTALILCLAEEGRTGRPAPDGARLLGRIAEIVESPPHGRSRIVAHGRPSGHVALEQARRILAAGEASYVMIAGVDSYLTAETIAYYLANKRLLTPENSNGFIPGEAAAAVLCMRSQKNCLRLFGLGLAGEQAFIYNTEDLPLRGDGMTSAYRAALQEAGIEMNRVGYRIADLVGEQYWFKQSALASLRLLRGRHEFQDIWSPGECLGNIGAAAVPMMIGMAFTATRKGYAAGNPVLIEASNDSGACGAAILAARAA
- a CDS encoding DUF4150 domain-containing protein, translated to MSNVFANGLEISGKAVNARTIAVFPDTCFTPPENPATPPGVPIPYPSFGFASDTEKGTGTVKIGGQTVNIKNKSDLSRTSGTEAGCAAKKGIITSNNTGKEYFNSWSNDVKFDGEPVIRFTDLATNNHSSPGPNTVTWPHMAGLTAGGQDCETLLNKYQIRLHQHSKASCPPGHESEHFVRVGCFQSSRKQNKSFTRWKEYDNQTAPCICMRSRKHKKGGGFQRGDGSKKGTPHNLKTNQEAAFFRKEKKRRRKPSLKNAMEKSIAAVAKNEPAIKNAPQKDADDMLECLRLVMINYLQDVVRPKKTQTELNAMTVGR
- the icmH gene encoding type IVB secretion system protein IcmH/DotU, producing the protein MTSEDPFGLSEDQGRTRIRPPAGAMPPVIPTGALARRARSHPNTLINAFATLLEFAPELENALPPGNPEALRTRLMEELVSARDAAVAAGASLAQADAAAWAVASLLDDLALNTPWGGSSAWPRQPLVVMLRGDVDAGAQFFARLEELERYPGRDRELLELQYFCLALGFRGKYRVPGRAGDRSISAVRAAAARFLRDADAEGAPLSPRWEGVAAADEPSRFAVPIWVLAVVAVALATAIYVLLSARLGARAEELATLVRALPPPERAEIYRPEKRAPAPDAPPVEPVVLELLPEFRAAAPSALLPALKGNENASRVTLLLQSSTPELFQSARPELTKSFEPLVASVAAVIKENAELIRSVTIIGHTDNVPLQTSNPLSNNQRLSEARAATIAALLRASGLPPERLKSEGRAATQPLARNDTREGRAANRRIELLIEKGL
- a CDS encoding DUF2169 family type VI secretion system accessory protein — protein: MQIWNQTGFPTEFTMGMDKEGREYIVVVVKGTFDFPETPGGSVRKSSVQLPLVMADTHTGEPGFSATLWETDFAFRKPRCDIIANGCAYAPGGRPVERVSVGIKVGNWSKIFDVIGHREWRARGPLLVATAPQPFLRQPFSYDTAWGGTDRLDPEDRLPASYPLNPVGTGWARTRNQHRISGLRLPNTQAVGEEIRSPFGDYRPMSFGPYGRGWPGRIEFGGTYDQNWIDNIFPFLPPDFDDRYFQMAPPDQQTEPPNGGEEVVLVNLTPAGRESFRLPTTSLPMTLFKGREKAFESAIPPDTILFDPDNRRFSLVWRVSQRIHRTILDFSECWVGRPTESMLRARATGRVFVRASSAPAPKEEEEEA
- the tssM gene encoding type VI secretion system membrane subunit TssM, coding for MAIFRFLWAILTSRWLWTFIGLALLSLIVWIFGPIVSVGESALLASETVRLVIIGLLFVLFLIWWITAQRRAIRANRLFVSEITPPPEAPPSPAEEGVASVGAKFREVMSELKRHKIGGRKFLREMPWYVIIGPPATGKTTALRQSGLSFPIDLSDDLHGVGGTRNCDWFFSEEAVLIDTAGRYVQQESQPDVDAAEWLGFLDLLKRHRGRRALNGIIVALAIDTLLEGDAAIRAHGRQIRKRLTELQERLEIRLPVYLMLTKADLIKGFETFFGGLSTADREQVWGVTFPPGASIDGSEVTRELAALAGELERRLVPRLEVEENLTARAEIFRFPAQVGSLSEPIRVLVETVFGESRYAESAWLRGIYLTSATQEGTAIDRLTAALASSFGLPAQPAAPMLRVEKRSFFLKDLLTKVIFKEAGLGTFDPAAEERRIWIWRGAAVAAAALVVVAGLAFTVSYRKNSAALSAQAEQLEALQLPLTPVAARQAPLEPLDLDVALEAATEVSNARTGPPGGIAALIGPSAATEIRQAQEDAYHRSLRNILEPRMVALLEATMWRQIRDPEFLLGALKTYRMMTGLSPMDPEFAKQWWTERLPEFAPAPPFRTEMAAEHQLAAIDNMAADQALIQPDEALVGEALRSICSIPLPVRAYNALLSDPQITALKDWIPADHVGPNGLKVLARRSDKTLRVGISGAFTYDGFHSGILARLEDVATQAALDRSVFAGGCSENASPSVAALSQDILKLYYDDYIAKWDSFLRDVRLAPLVDLQTASENLKDLSSADSSMKRLLNAVIQETELTRSEDDAGGKVPPAAASKLLSKLGKIGKLAKKGVKLMPAPGSKAEVDLSGMLVAEHFKPIKAAIAEVDGQPPALNDAVAALTALSNMLQTVSASPDAEDAIKRQGGLAELTGAVAKQAMTLPDPLDDWLAGIAGDTSGLTTEAVTSELNAIWRADVLPFCQAALANRYPFIPDSAIDVNVVDFARVFGPGGLIDSFINNQLINYVDMTRHPWKWRADIRLDSSALAALEQARLIRDSLFPGGAGPILTFTLEPKDLSPTVGRVTLNVDGQSLTYFNNPTRPQPMTWPGKDGTGVITLAFQPLDGSPEVMVSETGSWAFLRMLRAGRLSGTELPELYKLRLAAQGHYADFELRAASVANPYDLKMFARFSCPTRL